The region ATTACAATCAGCGATTTCAGTGAGTTGTGTTTGGTGTTATAAACAGTTTACACATAAAATGTCAAAAGAAAAATATACTGATTATCTTTTAAAATTTAACTATGGAAATAAAACAGTAGGGAAAGATAAATCATCTTTTTGGTTAAATGGTAATTTGAAGATATCTGCTTTTGAACAAATAGATTTTTTAAAAAAACTTTACAATGAAAATCTCCCAATCTCTAAAAAAAATATTAGTATAGTTAAAGCTATTATAACAGTAGATAAAAATGATAAATATGAATTAAAAGCAAAAAGTGGGTGGGATGGAGCTATTGGTTGGTATGTAGGTTATGTAAAAACAAATAATAAGGTATATTTCTTTTCTTTAAATGGTGATATAAAAAGAGAAAAATTGAAGCTAAGAAAAGAAATAGTTTATAAAGCATTAAAATCCAAAAATATTTTATAAAATAAGGTGTCTTAAAATGTCCAAGATAGTTTAATTATGACTATCTAAACTCACCCAAAATATTTTCTTAACAAATTTTCTAGCCCATTTTAAAACCCAAATTTATCCTCTATTAATAGGAAGTTTTTTCTAATTTTGAAAGTGTCTTAAAAAGTCTAAGTTGGATTTTTACTTTGTCTCAATCAGTCTCTCTGGCTAAGTATGTATATCTGAGGATAGTTGAGTCTAATTTACTTCAAAAGATGATGTAATTCTTTTTTATTATTTAAAAACAACTTTATTTTAAATTATCTAAATTTTTCAAGGAATCTTGATGATATTTGAAAAATTTTGAATCTACTTTTCCTATATATTGAAAAAAATCTAAATTATTAATTGTTTTAATTTTTTTAAAATCTTTTTTTTCTAGTTTTTCAAATTCTAAATGGGTTTTAACATATTTATCTTGATATGTTTCAAAAATATCATTATGAAAATTCTCACTTAACTTATTATTTTTAAATATTAAATTATTGTTATTTTTTTTATAGGCAATTTCTGGGCAGTTTAAATCAAAATAGATTTGATTATCTAGATTTGGACTTAGGGGATATAGTCTACAAACTGTAGGTCTGTTTTCATAAATTGTACACTTATAATCTTTTAAGTAGGGGCAATAATCTTTTCCATTAGTAAGTAAAATAACTGGTTTGATATAATTTAGGTTACCAAATATAAAAACTATGGGGAATCTTTCATAAACTTTTTTAAAATCTTCTAAAATTATTTGTGAGAATATTATTCCATTTTTACCATTACAGCAGTTAGCTTCACAATTACTACAATTTCCAAAATATAGTTGTTTATTGGTTGTTAAAGTGAACAATGGATAAGTCTCCTTAAAATTGATAGAGTATAAATAGGATGGAGAGAAACAAAAAAAGGGAAAAGATTTCAAACCTTTTCCCTTTTTTAAATTATTTTGTAAATAAAACCTATATTTACAAATCTACTAGATAGTAAATTTATTGATAAATTTCATTAAATTTTAACAATACCAAAAAGTGATTTTTTTCTCATTTACACCTCCATATTGTTTATGTTAAATGTATTATACTCCTTTTTTTTATTAAAAGTAAATTAAATTTGAAATTAATATGAAAATATATAGAAAAAATAAATTTAATTAATCTAAATCTAGTTTAATTTTGTTAAAATTCAAAGAAAATTTGGATTAATATGAAAGATAAATTAAAAGAGATTATATTAGAAGCAGGAAAGATATTAAGAGATGGATATTTTTCTAAAAAAGATGTAAATTTTAAAGCAAAAAAAGATTTAGTTACAAAATATGATGTTGCAGTTGAAAATTTTTTAAAAGAGAAGTTTTCAGATGAGTTTAAAGATTTTAACTTAATTGCTGAAGAATCAAATAATGAAAATATTGAGTTTAATAATTCTATTATCATAGACCCAATAGATGGAACAACAAATTTTGTAAATCAAGTTCCCCATACTGCAATATCTGTAGGAGTTTATAAAGATAAAAAACCTTATATAGGTATAGTATATAATCCTATTTTGGATGAACTTTATGAAGCACAGATTAATTGTGGTGCTTTTTTAAATGGAGAGAAAATTGAAGTTTCTAAAGAGAAGGTTTTTCAAAAGGCATTAATATCAACTGGTTTTCCATATAGTAGTGGTACAAATCAAGATGATCTATTAGATGTTATAGAAAAGATTAAAAATATTTTGCCAAAGTGTCAAGATATTAGAAGATTAGGTTCTGCAGCTTTAGATTTATGTTATATAGCAAAAGGTACATACGAAGGTTATTATGAAATGAATCTAAAAGCATGGGATGTAAGTGCAGGAATAATAATCTTATTGGAAGCTGGTGGACAAGTATCAAATTTATATCTGCAAGATTATAAATTATTTGAAGACAAATATATAGTTGCTTCAAATGGTCTTATTCACTCACATTTAATATCTAATTTAGTTATGAAGTAATTTTTTAGTAATTTTTAGATATTATAAATACTTTTAAAAATATTCAAAAGGGTAAATATGTGCGGTATTGTAGGGTACATAGGTAAAAAAGATACAACAAAATTTTTATTAGACGGTTTAAAAGAATTAGAATATAGAGGTTATGACTCAACTGGAATGGCTTTATTAAACAATAATAAAATTGATGTTTTTAAAGCATTAGGAAAATTAACTAATCTAGTAAATAAAATTAGTAATGCTTCTTTAGATGAATACCCAATAGGCATTGGTCATACAAGGTGGGCAACCCATGGAAAACCTACTGAATTAAATGCACATCCACACTTAGGTGAATACTCTTATGTTGTTCACAATGGAATAATTGAAAACTATAAAGAGATAAAAGAAGAGTTACAAGCTCAAGGAGTAAAGTTTGTTTCTCAAACTGATACAGAAGTAATTGTACATCTTTTTGAAAGTTTTTATAATAAATCAAATGATTCAAAAAAAGCATTTGAAAATACAATAGAAAAGCTAAAAGGTGCATTTTCAATCCTTTTAATCTCAAAAGCAGACCCAGAAAAAATATTTTTCTTTAAAAATGGAAGTCCTTTGATAATTGCAAAAGGTAATGATGAAGGTGAAGTTATGTTTGCATCTTCAGATGCACCTTTAATTGGTCTTGCACAAGATGTAGTTTATTTAGAAGATGGAGTGGGAGGAATTGCCTCTGCTTCAAACATAGAGTTTTTAAGTGATAATTATACTTGGAGTACCCTTCCTACATCAAAACAATTTGCTCAAAAAGATGGTTTTAGATTCTTTATGGAAAAAGAGATTTATGAGCAAAGTAATGTAGTAAGTGATTGTATGCTTGGAAGAATACAAGATGAAGGAATATATTTTGATGAAATTAATCCAAGCTTAATTGAAGGAATTAAAGAGATAAAATTATGTGCATGTGGTACATCGCACCATGCAGGTCTAACATCTTCATATCTTTTTGAAAGACTTTCAAAAATAAAATGTAATGTAGAAGTAGCAAGTGAGTTTAGATACAAAGAGCCTCTACTTACGAAAGATACATTATTTATAGTTATTTCTCAAAGTGGAGAAACAGCTGATACTTTAGAGGCTTTAAAGATGGCAAAGAATGCTGGACTTAAATCTTTAGTTATTTGTAATGTTGATAATTCATCTATGACAAGACTTGCTGATTATACTATTTTAACAAGGGCAGGAATAGAAAAAGGTGTAGCTTCAACTAAGGCATTTTCAACTCAAACAGTAGTTTTATGGATGTTATCTCTTTATTTTGCTAAAATAAACGGTTCAATTTCAAATGAGAAGTTACAAAGTGAATTAAAAGCCTTAAGAGAGGTTCCTAAAACATTAATTGTTGAAGATAAAATTCACGAAAAATGTAGAAGACTATCGAAAAGATATCTTCATGGTCATGGTTTTTTCTTTATAGGACGTGATGTCTTTTTCCCATTAGCATTAGAAGGTGCTTTAAAATTAAAAGAAATTTCATATTTGCACGCAGAAGGATATCCTGCAGGTGAAATGAAACATGGTCCAATCGCATTGGCAGATCCTGAGTTATTTACAATTGCTTTGATGCCACAAAATTTATTATATGATAAAATAAAATCAAATGTTGAAGAGTTAAGTGCAAGAGATAGTACTATTTGTGCCATATCTCCTCTTGATTTTGATCTTAGTGATGATTTTATTAAAACTCAAGAAACAGAGCATTATATGTTAGAGTTTTTTGAGATGTTAGTTGTATTGCAACTTCTATCAATGGAGATTTCAATACGATTAGGGAATGATGTTGACATGCCAAGGAATTTGGCAAAGTCCGTTACTGTTGAATAAATATTAATTTTTTATTTTTTAAATTTTAAAATAAAAAGTAAGTGTGTATTTAATGGAAAACAAAAATGGAAAACCTACGAGGAAAACAAAAATGGAAAACAAAAATCAATACTTATTTACAAGTGAAGTTGTAAGTCCGGGGCACCCAGATAAGTGTGCAGATATTATTGCTGATTCAATCGTTGATAGATTGATAATAGAAGATAGCGAGAGTAGAGTTGCTTCGGAAGTTTTTGTTGCTGGAAAGCATGTTGTAATTGGTGGAGAAGTTAAATCTAAATGCCAATTATCACAAAAAGAGTATGAAGAAATTGTAAAAGATGCTCTTGCAAAAATTGGTTATGATGGTAAATCTAGTTTTACAAAAGAACAATGTTTACATCCTGATGATGTAGAAGTACAGGTGCTTTTAAACCAACAAAGCCCAGATATCTCACAAGGTGTTGATCAAACAACTGGAGATATAGGTGCTGGAGATCAAGGTATTATGTTTGGTTTTGCTTCAAGCGAAACAGCTGATTTAATGCCAGCTGCTATTACTTATGCTAGAATGTTGGCTGATAAAGTTTATAATTATGCATTAAACCATAAACATAAACTTGGTGTTGATATTAAAACTCAAGTTACTATTGATTATGGTACAAAAGAGAATTTTGAGAATTGCAAACCTCAAAAAATTCATACAATTGTTGTTAGTGCACCTTCTGTTGAAGGTATGCCAATTGAAGAGGTAAGAGAGTTAATTCAAGGACTTATTGATGACACAGGTTTACCACCAGAGATGTATAAAAAGGATGAAACAATTATTCATATTAATCCAACGGGAAGATATGTAAATCACTCATCTTTACATGATAGTGGATTAACAGGAAGAAAACTGATAGTTGATTCATTTGGAGGTTATGCACCAATTGGTGGTGGAGCACAATCAAGTAAAGATTATACAAAAGTTGATAGATCTGGACTTTATGCTGCAAGATGGATTGCAAAAAATATTGTTGCAGCTGGACTTGCAAATAAGGCAGTTGTACAAATATCTTATGCAATTGGTGTTGCTAGACCAACTTCTGTTGCCGTTGATACAATGGGTACATATACAAAAATTGATGATGACAAGTTATCACAATTTGTAATGGATGAATATCCGTTAACTCCAAGATGGATTACTGAGCAGTTCAACCTTGATAAACCTTCTGAAGAAACATTCCTTTATGCGGATGTTGCTGCAAGAGGACAAGTTGGACAAAGTGATTATCCTTGGGAAAAACTTGATCAAGTAGAAAAATTTAAAAGCTTAGTTTAGAGGTATATATAATGGATTTAAAAAACTTATTTAGCAAGATTACATTTGATAGCGGTAATAAAGAACAACCTACAAAAAATGATGCACCTACACACTGGATTAAGTGTCCAGAGTGTTCTGCATTAATGTTCTTTAAAGAGGTTGAAAACCAAAACAATATTTGTCCAAAATGTAATTTTCATATGAGAATTGGTGCAAAAAGAAGAATTGAAATTTTAGCAGACAGCGATTCTTTTGTTGAATATGATTCTGATTTAAAACCTATAGATCCGTTAAAATTTGTAGATAAAAAATCGTATAAAAAAAGAGTTGACGAAGCTTATAAAAAAACAGGAAGAAACTCTGCTGTTGTTAGTGGAGAGTGTACAATAAATGAAGTGCCTGTTCAAATTGTAGTTTTTGACTTTGCTTTTATGGGTGGAAGTTTAGGTTCTGTTGAGGGTGAAAAAATAGTTAGAGCTGTTGATAGAGCAATTCAAAATCATCAAGGTCTGATTATTGTTTCAGCTTCAGGTGGTGCTAGAATGCAAGAATCAACATTTTCTTTAATGCAGATGGCAAAAACATCAGCAGCACTTAAAAAAATGGATAAATTAAAACTTCCTTTTATCTCTGTCTTAACTGACCCAACAATGGGTGGTGTTTCTGCTTCATTTGCATTTTTAGGTGATATTATTATGGCTGAACCAGGAGCATTAGTAGGGTTTGCTGGTCAAAGAGTTATTAAGCAAACTATTGGTGCTGATCTACCTGAAGGTTTCCAAAGAGCAGAATTTTTACTTGAAAAAGGTTCAATTGATATGGTTGTAAATAGAAGTGAAATGAAAAAAACTCTTTCTGATTTATTAACAATGTTCCAAAAAGATACTAACGCTAGTTAATTATAGATGGAGTTTTTACTCCATCACTTAAATTTATGGCAAAAATTAATATTTATGCAGTAGTAAAACCATCAAAAGATGAGTTTGACAAATTATCAAATGATTTTATAAAAATGTGTTCAAAGTTTGCAAAAGTTGAAGTTCATTCTATATTTAATAAAAATATAGCTAAAGCTCAGTCAATAGGTGAAAAAGAAGCGCAAAAATCTTATACAGAAGCATTTGAACCTCATATGAAGGGGTATTGTATTGCCTTAGATGTGTTAGGTAAAAAAATTGATAGTTTTAAATTTTCAGAAATAATTACAACTCATAGTGAAATAAATTTTTTTATAGGTGGAGCTTATGGTTTTGAAAGAAGTTTTTTAGATAAATGCGAGCTTTCAATAAGCCTTAGTTCATTAACTATGGCTCATAAAGTAGTAACACTTGTATTACTTGAACAAATATTTAGAGGTTTGGCGATAAAAAATAACCATCCGTATCATAAATAATTTATAAATATTTGTGTATAATTGCAAAATTTTTTTAATAGGGTATAATATGGCTAACACTAAACAGATAGAAGAATTAAAAAATATCTTGCTTGAGAGAAAAGATAAAATTACTAAAAACATTCAAGGTAGTAGAGATAGTATAGATTCTTTAAAAGATTCTGAGTGCAAAGATGATTATGATTATGCAGAAGTTTCTAGTGATTCTTTCAAAGAGGGGATAATTGCTAATCAACAAATTACAGAACTTAAAGAGATCGAAGATGCTCTTAAAAGAATAGAAAAAGGTACATATGGTATTTGTGAAATGTGCGATGAATCAATTGCTATTGGAAGATTAAGAGCAAAACCATTTGCAAAATTTTGTACACCTTGTAGAGAGATTTACGAAGTAGAACAATAAAATTAAAAGGATTAGATGTGGGACTTAAATCGTATATAGGTTTTTCTTTATTATTTATATTAATATTAGGACTAGCTATTTTTAGTATGGAAGCAGGGGATTATGAACTAAAAGTTTTTGACTTTTCATTAAACTTACCTATAGTGATATGGTTTTTATTACCTGTAGTTGTACTTTTTGTATTAAGCCTTCTACATCTTCTTTTTTACAGTACAGTTAACTACTGTAAGCAAAAAGCTTTTCTAAAAGATGAATTAACAATTGTTACTTCAGTGAAGAATTTTTTATTACAAAAAGATGAAAAATGTAAATTAAAAACATCTGGATATAAAAATATATTTAAGATATTAAATCAATTAAAACTTGATGTAAAAGATAATACTTTTACTTCAACTAATGAAGAGTTAAATCAAACAGTATCTTTAATAAAAGATATAAAAGCTGGAAAATATGTAAGTGAAAAAAATCTTAAATTAGATAGTAATTCTGAACTTGCAAAAACAAATCTTATTAATAAAATAAATGAGCAAGTTGATTTTTCTTTAGATATTTTGAAAAAAGTTGATGCATATTCTGAAGATGTAATTAAAATAGCATTTTTTAATGTATTAGAAAATAAAGCAATGACAACAATAAAAAAAGTTTACACTAGTGTTAAACTTGATAGAGAAATGGCTTATAAACTTTTTTTGAAAGATGTTGATAATATTGAGTTTGGATTAACAAAGGAAGAGATTTTAAAGATAACTAAATCTTTAAATTATTCAAAAAATGAATATATAAATTTAGCAAAACTTTATAAAGCCGTGTTAAGTCCAGATAAATTAATAGAATTATTTGAATTTATTTCAAATGAAATAGAAGAAGCTGTAGATGCTAACTTATATGTTCTATGTGAATTAGAAATGATTGACAAAGTAAGAGAAATCTTAAGTGGTTATGATAACAATGAATTAGTTGCTTTTAGAGCTTTAATAGATTTAAAAGAAGCTGGAAAGCAATACTCTCTAGACGAAATCTCATATAATAATTAATGAAAAATAAAATAGATTTTAGCCAGCCACTTATGGTGCTGGCTCCACTTGCCGGATATACTGATTTACCATTTCGTTCTGTTGTTAAAAAATTTGGTGCAGATATTACTATCTCTGAGATGATATCTTCAAATGCTTTAGTTTATAAGTCAGAAAAAACTAGAAAAATGATTGAAAAAGCTCCAAGTGAAGACCCTTATATTGTCCAAATAGCAGGAAATAAACCTGAACTTGTAAGGGATGCTGTTGAGATTTTAAATGATATTGATGGTATTGATGGAATCGATTTAAATTGTGGTTGTCCTGCACCAAAAGTATTTAATCATGGATCAGGTTCAAATCTTTTAGGGGATTTAAAAAAACTTGAAGAGATTTTATTAACAGTAAAAAAATACAATAAAAAACAATATACAACTGCAAAAGTTAGAATTGGAGTAAATGAAAAAATACCAGTAGAAATTGCAAAAGTTGTAGAAGCTTGTGGAGTTGACTATATTGCAGTTCATGGAAGAACAAGAGCTGGAAAATATAAAGCGCCAGTTGATTATGATGCAATTAGGATGATGAAAGAAGCTGTTTCTATTCCAGTTATTGCAAATGGTGATATCAAAGATTATGATAAGGCAAAAGAGGTATTAAATTATACAAATGCAGATGGAGTAATGATTGGTCGTGCTGCAATTGGGAAACCTTGGATTTTTTATCAACTTAAAAATGGAATTGAAAATATCAGCGAAGATAAAAAAAGAGAAATTATTTTAGAACATTTTGATGCAGTACTAAAGTTTCATGGTCAACATGGTGCTGTAATGTTTAGAAAACTTTTACATTCTTACTCTAAAGGGTATAAAGGTGCAGCTGAATTTAGAGATATTATAAATCGAATATCTGACGCAGAAGTTATGCGAGATATGATAGAAAACTTTTTTTAAAAACTTTTTAGATAAAATATTAAACTTTTTGCAAAGGATAATATTTGTCAGACTACTATTACGAATTAATAATTAAACCTTCAGGAAATTACGAAGTTTTTCTTGATCTTTTAAATTCATTAGTTAATGATGCTATTGAAGAGAGTGATGATTCAATCATTGCTAGAAGTGAAGAAGACTTAAGTGATATAGAATATGGAATAAACGAGTTTTCCAAGGCCGTTGGTATTGAGTGTGAAACAATATTATCAAAAAAGAAAAATATTGATTGGATAAAACAATATCAAGACTCAGTAAAAGCTGTAGAGGTTGGAAAATTTTATGTTAGACCCTCTTGGGATTTGGAAAAAGAGGATAAAATTAATATAATAATTGATCCTGCTTTGTCATTTGGTTCAGGGCATCATGAAACTACTTCTAGTTGTTTAGAAGCTATAAGTGAGTTTGTTAAAAAAGATGATGAAGTACTAGATGTTGGTACAGGAAGTGGTATTTTAGCAATTGGTGCATCAAAACTTGGTGCAATAGTAGATATTTGTGATACAGATGAAGTTTGTATAAAAGATACAAAAACAAATTATAATTTAAATAATGTTATATTTAACAACTCTTGGGTGGGAAGTGTTAATAAAGCTGAAAAAAAATATGATATAGTTATAGCAAATATTGTAGCTGATGTATTAGTCTTTATAGCTTCTGATTTGAAGAAGTGCTTAAAAGATGATGGTATATTAATAATATCAGGGATATTGGATAAACATATTGATAAGGTTTTAAGAAAATTTCAAGATGTGAAACAGTTAAAAGTGATTCATAAGAATGAATGGATAACTGTAGTATTAAAAAAATAAAGGGAGCAAGATTTATATGAGTGATAAAAACAATAAAAATGGTGGAGATAATAACAACAACTTTTTTAATAATAATCCACTTTTAGTTTTTGTAATTTTTTCAATAGTTACAATTTTTGTTTTTAAGGCTGTATTTCCGGAAGGAAACGGTCAATCAATGATGGGACAAAATTCAAGTATGTCAAGTTTTGGTCAAACAAAAAACAAAACAGTACCATATTCTGATTTGAAAAAATTAATTAGTAATGGTGGAATTGAGTATGTGGGTATAGGAAATACTCAAATAAAAGCAGTAGGTAAACCTTCAGGTGGTCAAGTTACTACTTATACAGCTAGAAGAGTAGTGCCAGATGATACTTTAATTCCAAGTTTAGAAGAAAAAGGTATCGCTTATGGTGGAATAAATGAAGAGAATCTAATTGCAGATATTCTTTTTGGTTGGGTTTTACCAATTTTTATCTTCTTTGCTATTTGGATGTTCTTAGCAAAAAGAATGTCAAAATCAATGGGTGGAGGTTCAGGAGGAATTCTTGGAATAGGAAGTTCTAAAAAGATGATTAATTCTGAAAAACCAAATGTTACTTTTGATGATATGGCAGGGAACCATGAAGCAAAAGAGGAAGTACAAGAGGTTGTTGATTTCCTTTCTTCTCCAGAAAGATATATTAAACTTGGGGCTCAAATTCCAAAAGGTGTTTTATTAGTTGGACCTCCAGGTACAGGTAAAACTCTTTTAGCAAAAGCAGTTGCAGGTGAAGCAGATGTACAATTTTTATCTGTTTCAGGTTCAGCTTTTATTGAGATGTTTGTTGGGGTTGGAGCAAGTAGAGTTAGAGATCTTTTTGAACAAGCAAAAAAAGTTGCTCCGGCAATTATCTTTATTGATGAGATTGATGCAATTGGTAAAAGTAGAGCCTCAGGTGGACCTATGGGTGGAAATGATGAAAGAGAACAAACATTAAATCAGTTATTAGCTGAAATGGATGGATTTTCAACAGAATCAGCACCAGTTATTGTATTAGCTGCAACAAATAGACCAGAAGTTCTTGATCCAGCACTTTTAAGACCAGGAAGATTTGATAGACAAGTTTTAGTTGATAAACCAGATTTTGAAGGTAGAAAAGAGATTTTAAATGTTCATATCAAAAGTGTAAAACTTGGTAAAGATGTTGATTTAGAAGAGGTTGCTAGAATGACAGCAGGACTTGCTGGAGCAGATTTAGCAAATATTGTAAATGAAGCAGCATTATTAGCAGGTCGTGTTTCAAAAGAAGAAGTAAATTATGAAGATTTTAAAGAAGCAGTTGAAAGACAAATTGCTGGACTTGAAAAGAAATCAAGAAGAATATCTCCTAAAGAGAGAAAAATTGTTGCTTATCATGAGTCTGGACATGCAGTAATTGCAGAGATTACAAAAGGTGCTAAAAAAGTAAATAAAGTATCTATTGTGCCAAGAGGACTAGCTGCACTTGGATATACATTGAATACTCCTGAAGAGAACAAATATTTAATGCAAAAACATGAACTTATAGCTGAAGTTGATGTTTTACTTGGTGGTAGAGCAGCTGAGCAAGTATTTATTGGTGAAATATCTACTGGTGCA is a window of Halarcobacter sp. DNA encoding:
- the blaOXA gene encoding class D beta-lactamase, with protein sequence MDEVMIKFFSLLFLCFTLLSGDDKSFEKIFKDFNINGTLVVTTLKSDELYVYNLKRADKRFCSASTFKIPHTLIVLNENLITSKNDIIKWDGVKRGYDLWNKDQTLQSAISVSCVWCYKQFTHKMSKEKYTDYLLKFNYGNKTVGKDKSSFWLNGNLKISAFEQIDFLKKLYNENLPISKKNISIVKAIITVDKNDKYELKAKSGWDGAIGWYVGYVKTNNKVYFFSLNGDIKREKLKLRKEIVYKALKSKNIL
- a CDS encoding YkgJ family cysteine cluster protein — translated: MFTLTTNKQLYFGNCSNCEANCCNGKNGIIFSQIILEDFKKVYERFPIVFIFGNLNYIKPVILLTNGKDYCPYLKDYKCTIYENRPTVCRLYPLSPNLDNQIYFDLNCPEIAYKKNNNNLIFKNNKLSENFHNDIFETYQDKYVKTHLEFEKLEKKDFKKIKTINNLDFFQYIGKVDSKFFKYHQDSLKNLDNLK
- a CDS encoding inositol monophosphatase family protein: MKDKLKEIILEAGKILRDGYFSKKDVNFKAKKDLVTKYDVAVENFLKEKFSDEFKDFNLIAEESNNENIEFNNSIIIDPIDGTTNFVNQVPHTAISVGVYKDKKPYIGIVYNPILDELYEAQINCGAFLNGEKIEVSKEKVFQKALISTGFPYSSGTNQDDLLDVIEKIKNILPKCQDIRRLGSAALDLCYIAKGTYEGYYEMNLKAWDVSAGIIILLEAGGQVSNLYLQDYKLFEDKYIVASNGLIHSHLISNLVMK
- the glmS gene encoding glutamine--fructose-6-phosphate transaminase (isomerizing); amino-acid sequence: MCGIVGYIGKKDTTKFLLDGLKELEYRGYDSTGMALLNNNKIDVFKALGKLTNLVNKISNASLDEYPIGIGHTRWATHGKPTELNAHPHLGEYSYVVHNGIIENYKEIKEELQAQGVKFVSQTDTEVIVHLFESFYNKSNDSKKAFENTIEKLKGAFSILLISKADPEKIFFFKNGSPLIIAKGNDEGEVMFASSDAPLIGLAQDVVYLEDGVGGIASASNIEFLSDNYTWSTLPTSKQFAQKDGFRFFMEKEIYEQSNVVSDCMLGRIQDEGIYFDEINPSLIEGIKEIKLCACGTSHHAGLTSSYLFERLSKIKCNVEVASEFRYKEPLLTKDTLFIVISQSGETADTLEALKMAKNAGLKSLVICNVDNSSMTRLADYTILTRAGIEKGVASTKAFSTQTVVLWMLSLYFAKINGSISNEKLQSELKALREVPKTLIVEDKIHEKCRRLSKRYLHGHGFFFIGRDVFFPLALEGALKLKEISYLHAEGYPAGEMKHGPIALADPELFTIALMPQNLLYDKIKSNVEELSARDSTICAISPLDFDLSDDFIKTQETEHYMLEFFEMLVVLQLLSMEISIRLGNDVDMPRNLAKSVTVE
- the metK gene encoding methionine adenosyltransferase; its protein translation is MENKNQYLFTSEVVSPGHPDKCADIIADSIVDRLIIEDSESRVASEVFVAGKHVVIGGEVKSKCQLSQKEYEEIVKDALAKIGYDGKSSFTKEQCLHPDDVEVQVLLNQQSPDISQGVDQTTGDIGAGDQGIMFGFASSETADLMPAAITYARMLADKVYNYALNHKHKLGVDIKTQVTIDYGTKENFENCKPQKIHTIVVSAPSVEGMPIEEVRELIQGLIDDTGLPPEMYKKDETIIHINPTGRYVNHSSLHDSGLTGRKLIVDSFGGYAPIGGGAQSSKDYTKVDRSGLYAARWIAKNIVAAGLANKAVVQISYAIGVARPTSVAVDTMGTYTKIDDDKLSQFVMDEYPLTPRWITEQFNLDKPSEETFLYADVAARGQVGQSDYPWEKLDQVEKFKSLV
- the accD gene encoding acetyl-CoA carboxylase, carboxyltransferase subunit beta: MDLKNLFSKITFDSGNKEQPTKNDAPTHWIKCPECSALMFFKEVENQNNICPKCNFHMRIGAKRRIEILADSDSFVEYDSDLKPIDPLKFVDKKSYKKRVDEAYKKTGRNSAVVSGECTINEVPVQIVVFDFAFMGGSLGSVEGEKIVRAVDRAIQNHQGLIIVSASGGARMQESTFSLMQMAKTSAALKKMDKLKLPFISVLTDPTMGGVSASFAFLGDIIMAEPGALVGFAGQRVIKQTIGADLPEGFQRAEFLLEKGSIDMVVNRSEMKKTLSDLLTMFQKDTNAS
- a CDS encoding 23S rRNA (pseudouridine(1915)-N(3))-methyltransferase RlmH, which translates into the protein MAKINIYAVVKPSKDEFDKLSNDFIKMCSKFAKVEVHSIFNKNIAKAQSIGEKEAQKSYTEAFEPHMKGYCIALDVLGKKIDSFKFSEIITTHSEINFFIGGAYGFERSFLDKCELSISLSSLTMAHKVVTLVLLEQIFRGLAIKNNHPYHK
- the dksA gene encoding RNA polymerase-binding protein DksA, yielding MANTKQIEELKNILLERKDKITKNIQGSRDSIDSLKDSECKDDYDYAEVSSDSFKEGIIANQQITELKEIEDALKRIEKGTYGICEMCDESIAIGRLRAKPFAKFCTPCREIYEVEQ
- a CDS encoding tRNA-dihydrouridine synthase; its protein translation is MKNKIDFSQPLMVLAPLAGYTDLPFRSVVKKFGADITISEMISSNALVYKSEKTRKMIEKAPSEDPYIVQIAGNKPELVRDAVEILNDIDGIDGIDLNCGCPAPKVFNHGSGSNLLGDLKKLEEILLTVKKYNKKQYTTAKVRIGVNEKIPVEIAKVVEACGVDYIAVHGRTRAGKYKAPVDYDAIRMMKEAVSIPVIANGDIKDYDKAKEVLNYTNADGVMIGRAAIGKPWIFYQLKNGIENISEDKKREIILEHFDAVLKFHGQHGAVMFRKLLHSYSKGYKGAAEFRDIINRISDAEVMRDMIENFF
- a CDS encoding 50S ribosomal protein L11 methyltransferase codes for the protein MSDYYYELIIKPSGNYEVFLDLLNSLVNDAIEESDDSIIARSEEDLSDIEYGINEFSKAVGIECETILSKKKNIDWIKQYQDSVKAVEVGKFYVRPSWDLEKEDKINIIIDPALSFGSGHHETTSSCLEAISEFVKKDDEVLDVGTGSGILAIGASKLGAIVDICDTDEVCIKDTKTNYNLNNVIFNNSWVGSVNKAEKKYDIVIANIVADVLVFIASDLKKCLKDDGILIISGILDKHIDKVLRKFQDVKQLKVIHKNEWITVVLKK